One segment of Streptomyces sp. YIM 121038 DNA contains the following:
- a CDS encoding cytochrome c biogenesis CcdA family protein, which translates to MTADVGYFAAFLAGLLALVSPCSALLLPAFFAYSIDSTSRLLARTGIFYAGLATTLVPLGAAGSTAGRFFFGHREELVFWAGWTIIALGIAQVVGFGFASRRLAELSGRIRPTTAVSVYALGAVYGLAGFCAGPILGSVLTVAAVSGSPVYGGALLAVYALGMAVPLFVLAALWERFDLGRRRWLRGRAFRVGRLELHTTSLLSGLFFVLLGALFLAYDGAAALPGLLDVDDSYTVQEKASRIGDAVPDWAVLVGLVAVAAVVALAAALRGRRAEPRATPDAE; encoded by the coding sequence GTGACGGCCGACGTCGGATACTTCGCCGCCTTCCTCGCCGGTCTCCTCGCCCTGGTCAGCCCGTGCAGCGCCCTGCTGCTTCCGGCGTTCTTCGCGTACTCGATCGACTCCACGTCGCGGCTGCTCGCCCGGACGGGGATCTTCTACGCCGGGCTCGCCACGACCCTCGTGCCGCTCGGGGCCGCCGGGTCCACGGCCGGGCGGTTCTTCTTCGGGCACCGGGAGGAGCTGGTGTTCTGGGCGGGCTGGACGATCATCGCGCTCGGGATCGCGCAGGTGGTGGGGTTCGGCTTCGCCTCCCGCCGCCTCGCCGAGCTGTCCGGGCGCATCCGGCCCACCACGGCGGTGTCGGTGTACGCGCTCGGTGCCGTCTACGGGCTCGCGGGGTTCTGCGCGGGCCCGATCCTCGGCAGCGTCCTCACGGTCGCCGCGGTGAGCGGCAGCCCGGTGTACGGGGGCGCGCTGCTCGCCGTGTACGCGCTGGGGATGGCGGTGCCGCTGTTCGTGCTCGCCGCGCTGTGGGAGCGGTTCGACCTGGGGCGGCGGCGGTGGCTGCGCGGCCGTGCCTTCCGCGTCGGCCGTCTGGAGCTGCACACCACGTCCCTGCTCTCGGGCCTGTTCTTCGTGCTGCTGGGCGCGCTGTTCCTGGCCTATGACGGTGCCGCCGCGCTGCCCGGTCTGCTCGACGTGGACGACTCGTACACGGTTCAGGAGAAGGCGAGCCGCATCGGCGACGCGGTGCCGGACTGGGCGGTCCTCGTCGGCCTGGTCGCCGTAGCGGCCGTGGTGGCCCTCGCGGCGGCCCTCCGCGGCCGTCGCGCGGAGCCGCGGGCGACACCGGACGCGGAGTAG
- a CDS encoding thioredoxin domain-containing protein, with the protein MSTARKKKNIAVVAAVVVAAGALGLASYTATKPDDSASTGSSASAKKGSDSAAPEAGVFPELEGLARREAKDPLAQGKADAPVVMIEFADFKCGFCGKFARDTEPDLVKKYVENGTLRIEWRNFPIFGEDSERAARGAWAAGKQGRFWQFHEAAYADGAKEKGFGDGRLKELAREAGVKDVPRFLRDAGSDAAKAAVKKDQDEGYKLGATSTPSFLINGRPIAGAQPQSVFEEAIEKAAASRAKGGKAGSGK; encoded by the coding sequence ATGTCCACTGCCCGCAAGAAGAAGAACATCGCCGTCGTCGCCGCGGTCGTCGTCGCCGCCGGGGCGCTCGGCCTCGCCTCCTACACGGCCACCAAGCCGGACGACTCCGCGTCCACGGGGTCCTCCGCGTCCGCCAAGAAGGGCTCGGACTCCGCCGCCCCGGAGGCGGGCGTCTTCCCCGAGCTGGAGGGGCTCGCGCGCCGCGAGGCCAAGGACCCGCTCGCCCAGGGCAAGGCCGACGCCCCTGTCGTCATGATCGAGTTCGCGGACTTCAAGTGCGGCTTCTGCGGCAAGTTCGCCCGTGACACCGAGCCCGACCTGGTGAAGAAGTACGTCGAGAACGGCACTCTGCGCATCGAGTGGCGCAACTTCCCGATCTTCGGTGAGGACTCCGAGCGGGCGGCGCGCGGCGCCTGGGCCGCGGGCAAGCAGGGCCGGTTCTGGCAGTTCCACGAGGCCGCCTACGCGGACGGGGCCAAGGAGAAGGGCTTCGGTGACGGCCGGCTCAAGGAGCTGGCGCGCGAGGCCGGGGTCAAGGACGTCCCGCGCTTCCTGCGGGACGCCGGGAGCGACGCGGCCAAGGCGGCGGTGAAGAAGGACCAGGACGAGGGCTACAAGCTCGGCGCCACGTCCACGCCGTCGTTCCTGATCAACGGGCGGCCCATCGCGGGCGCGCAGCCCCAGTCCGTCTTCGAGGAGGCGATCGAGAAGGCGGCGGCGAGCCGCGCCAAGGGCGGCAAGGCAGGGTCCGGCAAGTGA